From Streptomonospora salina, the proteins below share one genomic window:
- a CDS encoding CPBP family glutamic-type intramembrane protease codes for MLAALHLAVPWVLRRPRGRDPLRRLARAARARAERVYPAATIGLGFLALLFTDTGFPELGSPWPLLVAGAAAGVGFPLLMAAVVHRPRRIARFPARAAGTALCAAAEEALWRLAALGGLVHSGLPLPLAAALSLAGFALLHVPRNGWRVVYYQLLFGAVLTALALIGGVVAAALCHAAHNLVLGATSRRPRRPAAAVPNGLPPSRAWGSPT; via the coding sequence GTGCTGGCAGCGCTCCATCTGGCCGTGCCCTGGGTGCTGCGCAGGCCCCGGGGACGCGACCCGCTCCGCCGGCTCGCGCGCGCCGCGCGGGCACGGGCGGAGCGGGTGTATCCGGCCGCCACGATCGGGCTCGGCTTTCTGGCGCTGCTGTTCACCGACACCGGCTTCCCGGAGCTGGGCAGCCCGTGGCCGCTCCTGGTTGCCGGTGCCGCGGCCGGGGTCGGGTTCCCGCTGCTGATGGCCGCGGTGGTGCACCGCCCGCGGCGCATCGCCCGTTTCCCCGCCCGGGCCGCGGGAACGGCGCTGTGCGCCGCCGCCGAGGAGGCGCTGTGGCGGCTCGCCGCCCTGGGCGGGCTGGTGCACTCCGGGCTGCCCCTCCCGCTCGCGGCCGCACTGTCGCTTGCGGGGTTCGCCCTGCTGCACGTGCCGCGCAACGGGTGGCGCGTCGTGTACTACCAGCTTCTGTTCGGTGCCGTGCTGACGGCGCTGGCGCTGATCGGCGGGGTGGTAGCCGCCGCCCTGTGCCACGCCGCGCACAACCTCGTCCTGGGCGCCACCTCCCGGCGCCCGCGCCGTCCGGCCGCGGCCGTGCCGAACGGACTGCCACCTAGCCGGGCCTGGGGTTCGCCAACGTGA
- a CDS encoding DMT family transporter: MTTTTATTTQNTYARKKTTAWLILLLAGAFEVGYALSVAGSSGFTTLAWSVSAVVFFLLTLFCLSVALKAIDVGIGYAVWAGIGAVGAALLGPVFFDEVLTPIRAFWLAVIIGGVVWLKLADSPKLQRTSTEA; encoded by the coding sequence ATGACCACTACCACTGCCACTACCACTCAGAACACGTATGCGAGGAAGAAGACGACCGCCTGGCTGATTCTGCTGCTGGCCGGGGCGTTCGAGGTCGGCTATGCGCTCAGCGTGGCCGGCAGCTCCGGGTTCACCACCCTGGCATGGTCCGTCTCCGCCGTCGTCTTCTTCCTGCTGACCCTGTTCTGCCTCAGCGTGGCCCTCAAGGCGATCGACGTCGGCATCGGCTACGCCGTGTGGGCCGGCATCGGAGCGGTCGGTGCCGCGCTCTTGGGGCCGGTCTTCTTCGATGAGGTCCTGACCCCGATCCGTGCCTTCTGGCTGGCAGTCATCATCGGCGGCGTCGTCTGGCTCAAGCTCGCTGACAGTCCCAAGTTGCAGCGCACCTCGACGGAAGCGTGA
- a CDS encoding LysR family transcriptional regulator has product MDDLETRELRYFVAVAEELHFARAAERLGIAQPPLSRAIRQLERRLGVRLFDRDRRGAALTDAGRVLLREARVALDTVAAAAHRTRRAGDLKRPLVLVTKAGASYELLQRLLDTCASEPGAPPIEVLLCEVGEQAGLLRDGRADVAIMHRPFDDLAGFDTEDLCVEGQVALLPAGHPLASRSQLTLAEVRDVPDLPMARWPRLDGSYPDGPGPEVHTQSQLAQLVALGKTLLVIPASSRSWQWPAHVAVPVVDAPEVTTVVAWPSSSRSPAVASLVRSAAGLRSTALLAPAD; this is encoded by the coding sequence GTGGACGATCTCGAGACCCGTGAACTCCGCTACTTCGTCGCCGTCGCCGAGGAACTGCACTTCGCACGTGCAGCCGAACGGCTCGGGATCGCGCAACCGCCGCTGTCACGCGCGATCCGCCAGCTGGAACGGAGGCTCGGCGTCCGGCTCTTCGACCGGGACCGCCGTGGAGCAGCGCTCACCGACGCCGGCAGGGTCCTGCTCCGCGAGGCCCGAGTGGCCCTCGATACGGTCGCGGCCGCTGCGCACAGGACGCGGCGCGCCGGGGACCTGAAACGGCCGCTCGTGCTCGTCACGAAAGCCGGAGCGTCCTACGAGCTGCTGCAACGCCTCCTCGACACGTGTGCGAGCGAACCCGGTGCGCCGCCGATCGAAGTCCTGCTGTGCGAGGTCGGCGAACAGGCGGGGCTACTGCGCGACGGGCGCGCCGACGTGGCGATCATGCACCGGCCGTTCGACGACCTCGCCGGGTTCGACACCGAGGACCTCTGCGTCGAAGGCCAGGTCGCGCTCCTTCCCGCGGGCCATCCGCTCGCATCACGCAGTCAGCTCACACTGGCGGAGGTCCGCGACGTGCCGGACCTGCCGATGGCGCGATGGCCCCGGCTCGACGGGTCCTACCCGGACGGGCCCGGGCCGGAGGTGCACACCCAGTCGCAGCTCGCTCAGCTCGTGGCCCTCGGCAAGACACTGCTCGTCATTCCCGCCTCCAGCCGTTCCTGGCAGTGGCCCGCTCACGTCGCCGTGCCCGTCGTCGACGCACCGGAGGTCACCACGGTGGTCGCATGGCCCTCCAGCAGTCGCTCACCGGCCGTCGCATCACTCGTCCGCTCAGCGGCCGGGCTCCGCAGCACTGCGCTTCTTGCGCCTGCGGACTGA
- a CDS encoding SDR family oxidoreductase — protein sequence MEGVNDTKIALVTGANKGIGFAIAQGLGAIGFTVAVGARDEARRDEAVARLRAADVDAFGVALDVTSDDSAAAAAATVEQTAGRLDVLVNNAGISGRTDGGAQDPTTLDLDVVRTVLETNVFGVVRVTNAMLPLLHRASSPRIVNMSSNMGSLTLQAGPPIAAYATSKSMLNSVTAQYARRLADTNVMVNAACPGYVATDFTGFNAPRTAEQGAAIAIRLATLPDDGPRGGFFDDEGAVPW from the coding sequence ATGGAAGGCGTGAACGACACGAAGATCGCGCTGGTCACCGGCGCAAACAAGGGAATCGGTTTCGCTATCGCACAAGGGCTCGGGGCGATCGGCTTCACGGTCGCCGTAGGCGCGCGCGACGAGGCAAGGCGCGATGAGGCCGTCGCGCGTCTGCGGGCCGCAGACGTCGACGCGTTCGGGGTCGCCCTCGACGTCACCTCCGACGACAGCGCCGCCGCGGCAGCGGCGACCGTCGAGCAGACGGCAGGACGGCTCGACGTGCTCGTCAACAACGCGGGCATCTCCGGCCGGACCGACGGTGGCGCGCAGGATCCGACGACGCTCGACCTCGACGTCGTGCGCACCGTCCTGGAAACGAACGTGTTCGGGGTCGTCCGGGTCACCAACGCGATGCTCCCGCTGCTCCACCGCGCGAGCTCGCCGCGCATCGTCAACATGTCGAGCAACATGGGCTCGCTGACGCTGCAGGCCGGCCCGCCCATCGCCGCGTACGCGACGTCGAAGTCGATGCTCAACAGCGTCACGGCACAGTACGCCCGCCGACTCGCCGACACGAACGTCATGGTCAACGCCGCCTGTCCCGGCTACGTCGCGACCGACTTCACCGGCTTCAACGCGCCGAGGACAGCCGAGCAGGGGGCCGCGATCGCGATCCGGCTCGCCACCCTGCCGGATGACGGACCGCGCGGCGGCTTCTTCGACGACGAGGGTGCCGTCCCCTGGTAA
- a CDS encoding right-handed parallel beta-helix repeat-containing protein: MRFSSLRTRGKPLGALRLALAVAVLVPFAAVAPAQPAAAHDPTLTVATDGSDSGPGTVAAPVRTIQRAVDLAEPGTVIRIRGGTYDPGVNVRIEKDGTRSQPITMRAYNGEHVVIDGANMPHTPAPVGESYPRIERGAIHVSGDWWRFEDLEIVNGPYGIFAIESSNNVYKDLVTRDNYETGLHLVLDSSDNRVIRLDSYGNRDPRKNGESADGLAIKQGAGSGNIVIGARMWNNADDGFDSWDFLTPIRIEDSVAWGNGVDRWGFPGWEGDGNGFKLGRGAANHVVTDSIAFDNAAGGFIDNGNPGSLRLENNTAWANGGSGFVFNRSASTLNRNLSVANGTGVNLGSSDGSGNSWDLKDDWSDADLVSTSTSDINGPRTADGSIPATEFLRPRDHANLGADFSDDGGGGEPVPGRYEAEHAPATCDGSIDADHSGYSGSGFCNTDNVTGAAAQFTVDADSPATVTLVIGYANGGSGSRSAEVVVNGSTAESASFAAAGAWESWTTATIPVQVDSGSNTVRLVATGSDGLPNIDYLELSSGEA; encoded by the coding sequence ATGCGGTTCAGCAGTCTTCGAACCCGCGGCAAACCGTTGGGAGCGCTGCGACTCGCCTTGGCGGTGGCGGTGCTCGTTCCGTTCGCGGCGGTCGCGCCGGCGCAGCCCGCCGCCGCCCACGATCCTACGCTCACCGTCGCGACCGACGGCAGCGACTCCGGCCCCGGCACCGTCGCGGCCCCCGTGCGCACCATCCAGCGCGCCGTCGATCTGGCCGAGCCCGGCACCGTGATCCGGATACGCGGCGGCACCTACGACCCGGGCGTCAACGTCCGGATCGAGAAGGACGGCACCCGCTCGCAGCCGATCACCATGCGCGCCTACAACGGCGAGCACGTTGTCATCGACGGTGCGAACATGCCCCATACCCCCGCCCCGGTCGGCGAGTCCTATCCGCGCATCGAGCGCGGCGCGATCCACGTCAGCGGCGACTGGTGGCGCTTCGAGGACCTGGAGATCGTCAACGGCCCTTATGGGATCTTCGCCATCGAGTCCAGCAACAACGTCTACAAGGACCTGGTGACCCGCGACAACTACGAGACCGGGCTGCACCTCGTGCTCGACTCCAGCGACAACCGGGTCATCCGCCTCGACAGCTACGGCAACCGCGACCCGCGCAAGAACGGCGAGAGCGCCGACGGCCTGGCCATCAAGCAGGGAGCCGGCTCGGGCAACATCGTGATCGGCGCCAGGATGTGGAACAACGCCGACGACGGTTTCGACTCCTGGGACTTCCTTACCCCGATCCGCATCGAGGACTCCGTCGCCTGGGGAAACGGCGTCGACCGCTGGGGTTTCCCCGGATGGGAAGGCGACGGCAACGGCTTCAAACTCGGACGCGGCGCAGCGAACCACGTCGTGACCGACAGCATCGCCTTCGACAACGCCGCGGGCGGATTCATCGACAACGGCAATCCCGGCTCGCTGCGTTTGGAGAACAACACCGCCTGGGCCAACGGCGGCAGCGGGTTCGTGTTCAACCGGTCGGCCTCGACGCTGAACCGGAATCTGTCGGTGGCCAACGGGACCGGCGTCAACCTCGGTTCCTCGGACGGCAGCGGCAACTCATGGGATCTCAAGGACGATTGGAGCGACGCCGACCTGGTCAGCACCTCGACGTCGGACATCAACGGCCCGCGCACCGCAGACGGATCGATCCCGGCCACGGAGTTCCTGCGCCCGCGCGACCACGCGAACCTCGGCGCCGACTTCAGCGACGACGGCGGTGGAGGCGAACCGGTTCCCGGGCGCTATGAGGCGGAGCACGCGCCGGCCACCTGCGACGGCTCCATCGACGCCGACCACTCCGGGTACTCCGGCAGCGGATTCTGCAACACCGACAACGTCACCGGTGCGGCGGCGCAGTTCACGGTGGACGCCGACAGCCCGGCAACGGTCACTCTCGTGATCGGGTACGCCAACGGCGGTTCGGGCAGCCGGTCGGCGGAGGTGGTGGTGAACGGCTCCACCGCGGAGTCGGCCTCGTTCGCGGCGGCGGGCGCATGGGAGAGCTGGACAACAGCGACGATCCCGGTGCAGGTGGACTCTGGCAGCAATACCGTCCGGCTCGTGGCCACCGGCTCCGACGGCCTGCCCAACATCGATTACCTGGAGCTCTCCTCCGGCGAGGCGTGA
- a CDS encoding DsbA family oxidoreductase has translation MTTRVDVFVDYVCPFCFLAEDAVGELRRRRDVEIDIRPFELRPDPVPTLRPEDDYLPGVWNTSVYPMARRIGVDLSLPTVSPQPRSDKAFMVLQLAAEHGVPEAYSGAMFRAFFQQDRNIGDDEVIIDVAESVGLDRGDVVSALASEDRRRRRRGDQEYAVGTVGISAVPGFRVDGRIAAGVPDADRLTQLVDAAVSQEA, from the coding sequence ATGACAACCAGAGTCGACGTGTTCGTGGACTACGTATGCCCGTTCTGCTTCCTCGCGGAGGACGCCGTCGGGGAACTCCGGCGACGACGCGACGTGGAGATCGACATACGCCCCTTCGAGTTGAGGCCGGATCCGGTTCCCACACTCAGGCCCGAGGACGACTATCTGCCCGGAGTGTGGAACACATCCGTCTACCCGATGGCGCGGCGGATCGGTGTGGACCTATCGCTACCGACGGTCTCCCCGCAGCCGCGCAGCGACAAGGCGTTCATGGTCCTGCAACTGGCCGCGGAACACGGTGTGCCCGAGGCGTACTCCGGCGCGATGTTCCGCGCCTTCTTCCAGCAGGACCGCAATATCGGCGACGACGAGGTCATCATCGACGTCGCCGAGTCCGTGGGACTGGACCGCGGCGACGTCGTCTCGGCCCTCGCCAGTGAGGATCGGCGCCGGCGCCGGCGTGGGGACCAGGAGTACGCCGTAGGCACCGTCGGGATCTCCGCGGTCCCCGGTTTCCGGGTCGACGGGCGGATCGCCGCCGGTGTGCCGGACGCGGATCGCCTCACGCAGCTGGTCGACGCGGCCGTGTCCCAGGAGGCATGA
- a CDS encoding TetR/AcrR family transcriptional regulator produces MSSGEAKPGLRERTRRAIHREIAETGMALFLKHGFEETTVDQIAETAGISRRSFFRYFATKEDIVLGDLIDRGHRVHTALAERPPEEEPWTAIRSALLALRDEARADTEAELRIARMLFQAPSLRARHLEKHLAWQETLVPELTRRLRAATDIDETRATHHATAIIATALTCLDVATETWVHRNGTVPLEDLWDEAVTAVRS; encoded by the coding sequence GTGAGCAGCGGAGAAGCTAAGCCCGGTCTGCGAGAACGCACACGGCGTGCGATACACCGAGAGATCGCCGAGACCGGCATGGCCCTCTTCCTCAAGCACGGCTTCGAGGAGACCACCGTCGATCAGATCGCCGAGACCGCCGGGATCTCCCGACGTTCGTTCTTCCGCTACTTCGCCACCAAGGAGGACATCGTCCTGGGCGATTTGATCGACCGGGGACACCGCGTCCATACCGCACTGGCCGAACGCCCTCCCGAGGAAGAACCCTGGACCGCCATCCGTTCCGCCCTTCTGGCACTACGCGACGAGGCCCGGGCCGACACCGAGGCAGAGCTACGCATCGCCCGGATGCTGTTCCAGGCGCCATCCCTGCGCGCACGCCACCTGGAAAAGCACCTCGCCTGGCAGGAGACGCTCGTCCCCGAACTCACCCGACGCTTGCGCGCCGCGACGGACATCGACGAAACCCGCGCCACCCACCACGCCACAGCGATTATCGCCACCGCCCTGACGTGCCTCGACGTCGCCACCGAAACATGGGTACACCGCAACGGCACCGTGCCCCTCGAGGACCTCTGGGACGAGGCCGTCACCGCCGTCAGGTCATGA
- a CDS encoding VanZ family protein, translating to MGTSTLRPVAELVVVLLPAVVLIVAALAMWRIRQGRPAAGAVAASAADVLAVFALLPVYSATLATPGTHGGLVLVPFSDMFATGLSATALYQSGGNIALFMPLGALLPLAFGRRLARWYRVAGAAAALSATVETLQHTVAAGHVASIDDVLLNTAGALAGAALTRPWWRRERQRASAGAAGKRTPAR from the coding sequence ATGGGAACCTCCACGCTGCGCCCCGTCGCCGAGCTGGTCGTCGTCCTCCTGCCCGCGGTCGTGCTGATCGTCGCCGCACTGGCGATGTGGCGCATCCGGCAGGGCCGACCCGCCGCGGGGGCCGTGGCGGCGTCCGCGGCCGATGTGCTGGCCGTGTTCGCGCTGCTGCCGGTGTATTCGGCGACCCTGGCCACCCCGGGAACCCACGGCGGGCTGGTGCTGGTGCCCTTCAGCGACATGTTCGCCACCGGCCTCAGCGCCACCGCGCTGTACCAGTCCGGGGGCAACATCGCGCTGTTCATGCCGCTGGGCGCACTCCTGCCGCTGGCCTTCGGCAGGCGCCTGGCCCGCTGGTACCGGGTGGCCGGAGCGGCCGCGGCGCTGTCGGCAACCGTGGAGACCCTGCAGCACACGGTGGCCGCCGGCCACGTCGCCTCGATCGACGACGTTCTCCTCAACACCGCCGGAGCGCTGGCAGGCGCCGCGCTGACCCGGCCATGGTGGCGCCGCGAGCGGCAACGCGCGTCAGCCGGCGCGGCCGGAAAAAGGACTCCGGCGCGGTAA
- a CDS encoding SAM-dependent methyltransferase, with amino-acid sequence MASTPGLRASARPCAATIRGTARRDIPADIAAFFDGPAPVEPGIVSADLWRPDDRIEAGSDARAHIHTGVARKVQ; translated from the coding sequence ATGGCCTCGACACCAGGTCTCCGTGCATCGGCACGTCCCTGCGCCGCGACGATCCGAGGAACCGCGCGCCGTGACATCCCCGCAGACATCGCCGCCTTCTTCGACGGTCCCGCTCCGGTGGAGCCGGGCATCGTCTCCGCCGACCTGTGGCGACCCGACGACCGGATCGAAGCGGGCAGCGACGCCCGTGCCCACATCCACACGGGCGTCGCGCGCAAAGTGCAGTGA
- a CDS encoding MarR family winged helix-turn-helix transcriptional regulator, whose protein sequence is MYMEPVPEGESAVRSLSAAWSEATAFVTAMDATLSRWLMETYGIGLADYRAMLHLSTASDRELRLNDLARKVGLNQSSVTRLVERLERKELIFRDTCPDDGRGVYAVITDRGVGTVDAIRDPYEGKIRELLQSATEEYPDLGRGDLGRAFEVIGSLIR, encoded by the coding sequence ATGTACATGGAACCAGTGCCGGAAGGGGAGTCGGCGGTCCGCAGTCTGAGCGCGGCTTGGTCCGAGGCGACGGCGTTCGTCACCGCAATGGACGCAACGCTGAGTCGATGGCTGATGGAGACATATGGCATCGGCCTTGCCGACTACCGGGCGATGCTTCATCTGAGCACGGCGTCGGATCGGGAGTTGCGGCTCAACGACCTCGCTCGCAAGGTGGGCCTGAACCAGAGTTCCGTAACCCGGCTGGTGGAGCGGCTGGAACGCAAGGAACTGATCTTTCGCGACACCTGCCCGGACGACGGCCGGGGCGTCTACGCGGTGATCACCGATCGAGGCGTGGGCACCGTCGACGCGATCCGCGACCCCTACGAGGGGAAGATCCGCGAGCTGCTGCAGAGCGCGACCGAGGAGTACCCTGACCTCGGTCGCGGCGACCTCGGCCGAGCGTTCGAGGTCATCGGTTCACTTATCCGCTGA
- a CDS encoding DMT family transporter, with product MSWLYLGVAVVFEAAVGIAASKAHGFTKPWWTIGTLVSGAIATFFLSLALLTFDVGVGYAIWTSVAGVGIVIVGALFLNQQLNWKKGLGIAIVIGGVVGLQLSGAA from the coding sequence ATGAGCTGGCTTTACCTGGGCGTCGCCGTCGTCTTCGAGGCCGCCGTCGGCATCGCCGCGAGCAAGGCGCACGGCTTCACGAAACCGTGGTGGACGATCGGGACCCTTGTCAGCGGCGCGATCGCCACATTCTTCCTCAGCCTCGCACTGCTGACCTTCGACGTGGGCGTCGGTTACGCGATCTGGACCAGCGTCGCCGGCGTCGGAATCGTCATCGTAGGAGCACTCTTCCTGAACCAGCAGCTGAACTGGAAGAAGGGCCTCGGTATCGCGATCGTCATCGGCGGGGTCGTCGGACTCCAGCTCAGCGGAGCCGCATAA
- a CDS encoding polysaccharide lyase family 1 protein, whose translation MRRSTTRRLVSTLAAAAVMAAGLALPTSPASAQTGSATGYATQNGGTTGGAGGQTVRATTGTQIHEALCDRPSTSTPVVIEVEGTIDHGNTSKVSGDGCDTTDDVIELKRISNVTIVGVGGGAVFDQLGIHVRESSNIVIQNVTVQNVKKSGSPTSNGGDAIGMEKDVRNVWVDHVTLEASGGESEGYDGLVDVKNNTRYVTLSYSTLRNSGRGGLVGSSESDRSNDFITHHHNLYENIDSRTPLLRGAAAHVYNNHYVDLHKSGINSRAGASAKVENNYFEDSKDVLGTFYTNERGSWEVSGNVFDNVTWSGEGDENYPAGPDPQSTTTVSIPYSYELDDSGCVPEVLDQTAGAGQGNRISDGNCEAEEPGGPEPGDPDPGDPEPTDPPDGTNLSIGAGADGSSKAGGTSYGNVVDGDMSTYWSPSGSTGRISVKWGSDPAVSTINIREASGAEGNIGSWRVVDHDTGAVLATGSGAGVITFDSTTLRKIDFEVTGSNGTPRVAEFETYADAPPDGGGDTPPPSGDEFFVAPGGSDGASGTESDPTTLASAIDRIEPGGSIHMRGGTYDFAETVRIEPGNDGLSSDRNELFAYPGETPVLNFSAQSEDSSNRGLAIGGDWWHINGIIVERAGDNGVLLGGDDNIVERVTTRHNRDTGLQLSRYTAGAPRAEWPSNNLVISSVSHDNADSDGEDADGFAPKLTVGEGNVLRDTVAHNNIDDGYDLYTKDDTGAIGAVTIEDSLAFENGTLSDGSQAGDGDRNGYKLGGEDIGVDHVIRGNIAYDNGKHGVTYNRNTGSMTVSDNVSIGNAERNFSFDGGSAVFRNNTSCDGGSNDRIIGDADGSNQFWSGSNGSRCASYSGDLDWSFDADGRLGVTFGGDEADL comes from the coding sequence GTGAGACGATCAACGACGCGTCGACTCGTATCGACGCTGGCCGCTGCGGCCGTAATGGCGGCTGGTCTGGCCCTGCCGACGTCCCCGGCATCGGCGCAGACCGGTAGCGCGACGGGTTATGCGACTCAGAACGGCGGGACCACCGGCGGCGCGGGCGGACAGACGGTCCGGGCCACGACCGGAACCCAGATCCACGAGGCGCTGTGCGATCGGCCCAGCACCAGCACTCCGGTCGTCATCGAGGTGGAAGGGACCATCGACCACGGCAACACCTCCAAGGTGTCGGGCGACGGCTGCGACACCACCGACGACGTGATCGAGCTCAAGAGGATCAGCAACGTCACGATCGTCGGCGTCGGCGGCGGAGCCGTATTCGACCAGCTGGGCATCCATGTCCGGGAGTCCAGCAACATCGTCATCCAGAACGTGACCGTCCAGAACGTCAAGAAGTCCGGCTCGCCCACGTCCAACGGCGGTGACGCCATCGGGATGGAGAAGGACGTCCGCAACGTCTGGGTCGACCACGTCACCCTGGAGGCGTCGGGCGGGGAGTCGGAGGGCTACGACGGCCTCGTCGACGTGAAGAACAACACCCGGTACGTCACCCTCTCCTACAGCACCCTGCGCAACTCCGGCCGCGGCGGCCTGGTCGGATCCAGCGAGAGCGACCGCTCCAACGACTTCATCACGCACCACCACAATCTGTACGAGAACATCGACTCCCGGACCCCTCTGCTGCGTGGCGCCGCCGCGCACGTGTACAACAACCACTACGTGGACCTTCACAAATCCGGCATCAACTCCCGGGCCGGGGCGAGCGCGAAGGTGGAGAACAACTACTTCGAGGACTCCAAGGACGTCCTGGGCACCTTCTACACCAATGAGAGGGGCTCCTGGGAGGTCAGCGGCAACGTCTTCGACAACGTGACCTGGTCCGGCGAGGGCGACGAGAACTACCCCGCCGGCCCCGACCCGCAGTCCACCACGACGGTGAGCATTCCGTACTCCTACGAGCTCGACGACTCCGGATGCGTGCCGGAAGTGCTGGACCAGACCGCGGGCGCGGGCCAGGGCAATCGGATCTCGGACGGCAACTGCGAAGCGGAGGAGCCGGGCGGCCCGGAGCCGGGCGACCCGGACCCGGGCGATCCGGAGCCGACCGATCCTCCCGACGGGACCAACCTCAGCATCGGGGCCGGCGCCGACGGCTCCAGCAAGGCCGGCGGGACCAGTTACGGAAACGTCGTCGACGGCGACATGAGCACCTACTGGTCGCCGAGCGGCTCGACCGGTCGCATTTCGGTCAAGTGGGGCTCCGACCCCGCGGTGTCCACGATCAACATCCGCGAGGCGTCCGGGGCCGAAGGCAACATCGGCTCCTGGCGGGTCGTCGACCACGACACTGGCGCCGTCCTGGCCACCGGCAGCGGAGCGGGTGTCATCACCTTCGACTCGACGACGCTGCGAAAGATCGACTTCGAGGTCACCGGCTCGAACGGCACACCGCGCGTCGCCGAGTTCGAGACCTATGCCGACGCGCCTCCGGACGGCGGAGGCGACACCCCGCCGCCGTCGGGTGACGAGTTCTTCGTGGCTCCGGGCGGTAGCGACGGCGCCTCCGGCACCGAGTCCGACCCGACGACGCTCGCCTCGGCGATCGACCGGATCGAGCCCGGCGGGTCGATCCACATGCGCGGCGGTACCTATGACTTCGCCGAGACGGTGCGCATCGAGCCGGGGAACGACGGCCTGTCGAGCGACCGCAACGAACTGTTCGCCTACCCCGGTGAGACTCCCGTGCTGAATTTCTCGGCCCAGAGCGAGGACTCGTCCAACCGGGGACTCGCCATCGGCGGCGACTGGTGGCACATCAACGGCATCATCGTCGAAAGGGCCGGGGACAACGGAGTCCTGCTGGGCGGTGACGACAACATCGTCGAGCGGGTGACCACCCGGCACAACCGCGACACCGGGCTGCAACTGTCGCGGTACACCGCCGGCGCTCCCCGGGCGGAGTGGCCCTCGAACAACCTGGTCATCAGCTCGGTGTCGCACGACAACGCCGACTCCGACGGCGAGGACGCCGACGGCTTCGCCCCGAAGCTCACCGTCGGGGAGGGCAACGTCCTCCGCGACACCGTGGCCCACAACAACATCGACGACGGCTACGACCTCTACACCAAGGACGACACGGGAGCCATCGGCGCCGTCACCATCGAGGACTCCCTCGCCTTCGAGAACGGGACCCTCAGCGACGGCTCCCAGGCCGGCGACGGCGACCGCAACGGCTACAAGCTCGGCGGCGAGGACATCGGGGTCGACCACGTCATCCGGGGCAACATCGCCTACGACAACGGCAAGCACGGGGTCACCTACAACAGGAACACCGGCTCGATGACGGTCTCGGACAACGTCAGCATCGGCAATGCGGAGCGCAACTTCAGCTTCGACGGCGGCTCCGCGGTGTTCCGGAACAACACCTCGTGCGACGGCGGATCGAACGACAGGATCATCGGCGACGCTGACGGCTCGAACCAGTTCTGGTCCGGCTCCAACGGGTCCCGATGCGCCTCCTACAGCGGCGACCTGGACTGGTCCTTCGACGCGGACGGCCGCCTCGGCGTGACCTTCGGCGGCGACGAGGCCGACCTGTAA
- a CDS encoding deaminase, whose amino-acid sequence MGLTVSALRALMERAVDACIAHVDGGGLPFVGVVADETGAISAFGVNKVSETGDQSAHAEIVAMRDATVSHRLKNLAGTSLLATGEPCGLCYRYAIERGVDAVYIALGRDAVAERGFDYRASYPAMGISDDELDGFVHRIPVERGTEPFARYLWSETNPGTNTHPSKGTP is encoded by the coding sequence GTGGGTTTGACCGTATCGGCGTTGCGGGCGCTCATGGAGCGGGCCGTCGACGCATGCATCGCCCATGTCGACGGCGGCGGACTCCCGTTCGTCGGTGTCGTGGCCGACGAAACCGGAGCGATTTCCGCATTCGGTGTCAACAAGGTTTCGGAGACGGGAGATCAAAGCGCTCACGCCGAGATCGTGGCGATGAGGGATGCGACGGTTTCCCACCGCTTGAAGAACCTGGCCGGAACCTCGCTACTGGCTACGGGCGAGCCCTGCGGACTCTGCTACCGCTACGCCATCGAGCGGGGAGTCGACGCCGTCTACATCGCCCTCGGCCGCGACGCGGTCGCGGAACGGGGATTCGACTACCGCGCGAGCTATCCGGCTATGGGGATCTCCGACGACGAACTCGACGGTTTCGTACACCGAATCCCCGTCGAGCGAGGAACGGAGCCCTTCGCGCGGTACCTGTGGTCTGAAACAAACCCGGGAACAAATACGCATCCGTCGAAAGGAACACCATGA